In a genomic window of Sulfuriferula nivalis:
- a CDS encoding ABC transporter permease: MFKRIFALMIKEFQALLKDKRSRFVLIIPPLVQLMVFGYAATFDLKHVPYAVFNEDTGAISRDMIAAFHGSPSFHETMQINHNSEIAPLLDSKGALLIIHIGPRFSADMLSGRPAPVQFLVDGRNSNTALLIVNYAQEIVNRFNNDWVTNNGGAPPAHIVTRAWFNPNLESRWFFLPGIVGLLTLLVTILVTALSVAREREQGTFDQLLVTPLHPAEILIGKALPGFLIGIVEASLIVLVTVLWFKVPLLGSLLTLYTGVLLFLLSAVGIGLMISSLAVTQQQGMLGAFFFMVPAIILSGFATPIRNMPQLVQYLTLLNPMRYFLVVLRGVFLEGTPFHLLIPQLWPLALIGLVTLVIAGWLFRHRMY, translated from the coding sequence ATGTTTAAGCGTATATTTGCCTTGATGATCAAAGAATTTCAGGCCTTGTTGAAAGATAAGCGCAGCCGTTTTGTTCTGATTATTCCACCACTGGTACAGCTCATGGTATTTGGCTATGCGGCGACTTTCGATCTCAAACACGTACCTTACGCCGTATTTAATGAAGATACAGGTGCAATATCACGCGACATGATCGCAGCTTTTCATGGCTCACCCAGTTTTCATGAGACCATGCAAATTAATCACAATAGTGAAATCGCTCCATTGCTGGATAGTAAAGGGGCGTTGTTAATCATACACATCGGACCACGCTTCAGTGCCGACATGCTTAGCGGACGGCCAGCACCTGTACAGTTTCTGGTAGATGGACGCAATTCCAATACTGCATTACTGATAGTCAATTATGCACAGGAGATAGTAAATCGATTTAATAATGACTGGGTCACGAATAATGGCGGTGCCCCACCTGCCCATATAGTCACGCGAGCCTGGTTCAACCCTAATCTGGAAAGTCGCTGGTTTTTCCTGCCAGGTATTGTTGGTTTGCTAACGTTGCTGGTAACCATACTGGTAACCGCACTCTCGGTTGCTCGTGAACGTGAACAAGGTACATTTGATCAACTGCTGGTAACACCGCTGCATCCTGCAGAAATTCTTATCGGTAAAGCCTTACCAGGATTTTTAATCGGCATAGTGGAAGCCAGCCTGATCGTGCTGGTAACAGTACTCTGGTTCAAAGTACCGTTGTTGGGCAGTTTGTTAACTCTTTACACGGGTGTATTGTTATTCCTGCTTTCGGCAGTCGGTATCGGTTTAATGATTTCCTCACTTGCCGTCACCCAGCAACAAGGCATGCTAGGTGCATTTTTCTTTATGGTGCCGGCTATTATCTTGTCGGGATTCGCCACCCCCATCAGGAACATGCCGCAACTGGTGCAATACTTAACTTTACTGAATCCTATGCGCTATTTTCTTGTGGTGCTGCGTGGCGTCTTCCTTGAGGGAACGCCGTTTCATTTGCTCATTCCCCAACTCTGGCCACTGGCACTGATAGGTTTAGTGACATTAGTAATCGCGGGCTGGTTATTCCGCCATCGCATGTATTAA